From the genome of Streptomyces ficellus:
GCGCGTCCTCCTCATGGCGGTCTACCGCCATGGTCGCCCCCGGGGAGGGGTCCGCGCTACCGTCCGCGCGTCTGCAGCGAGGCGAGGTAGGCGTTGTACGCCTCCAGTTCCTTGTCCCCGTTGCGGTCGGCCGCCCTGTCCGTGCGCACCGCCTGACGCTGCTCGGAGCGGTACCACTGGTAGACCAGCGCGATCAGCACCAGTACGGACGGGATCTCGCTGAACGCCCAGGCGATGCCGCCCGCCGCGTTCTGGTCGGTGAGCGCGTCGATGCCGAGGGAGGCGGGCGGGTTCGCGTACGTCCCGACCATCGGTTCCGTCGCCATCATCAGCGCGATGCCGAAGAAGGCGTGGAACGGCATGCCCGCGAACAGCTCCAGCATCCGCATCACGTAGCCGGGCCGGTGCGGGCCCGGGTCCACGCCCATGATCGGCCAGAAGAACACCAGGCCGACCGCGAGGAAGTGCACCATCATCGCGATGTGCCCCGGCTTGGAGCCCATCAGGAAGTCGAACAGCGGGGTGAAGTACAGGGCGTACAGGCTCGCGATGAACAGCGGGATCGTGAACACCGGGTGCGTGACGATCCGCATGTAGCGACTGTGCAGCAGCGCCAGCAGCAGCTCGCGCGGCCCCTTGGCCCCGCGCCGCGAGGCGACGGGCAGGGCGCGCAGCGCCAGCGTCACGGGGGCGCCCAGCAGCAGCAGGATCGGCGACAGCATGCTGATCACCATGTGCTGCACCATGTGCACGCTGAACATGACCATGCCGTAGTCGTTCAGTTTCGTGCACATCACCAGTGCGACGCTCAGCACACCGGTGACGAAGAAGACCGTCCGGCCCACCGGCCAGGCGTCGCCGCGCCGCCGCAGCCGGACGACGCCCCAGCCGTACAGGCCGAGGGCCAGCAGGCAGCCGGTGAGGAAGAAAGCGTCCGGCGAGAGGGCGAGCCCCTGCCCCAGCGAGAAGGGCGGAAGATCCATGGGCATGTCGTGCGTGCCGTGCCCGCTGTGATCCATCCGCCGGCTCCTGATTCGTGCTGGGTTGTCCGCTTGCGGGGTCCAGACTAGAACCGCCCCCGATCGCGGCTGCGACCGGGGGCGGATGGTTCATCGTGCAACGTCATCGTCCGGTGGACGTCACAGCACCGTCTCGGCCTCGTCGTACCGCTCCGAGGGCACCGTCTTCAGCGTCTCCACGGCCTGGGCGAGCGGCACCATCACGATGTCCGTGCCGCGCAGCGCGGTGAGCATGCCGAACTCGCGGCGGTGCGCCGCCTCCACCGCGTGCCAGCCGAACCGCGTCGCCAGGACCCGGTCGTACGCGGTCGGGGTGCCGCCCCGCTGGACGTGCCCGAGGATCACCGCGCGGGCCTCCTTGCCGAGGCGCCGCTCCAGCTCGCCGGCCAGCTGCTGGGCCACCCCGGCGAACCGCTCGTGGCCGTAGATGTCCTTGCCGCCCTCGTTGAACTCCATGGAACCCGCGCGCGGCTTGGCGCCCTCCGCGACGACCACGATCGCGAACTTCTTGCCCGCCTCGAAGCGGGCCCCGACGCGGGCGGTCAGCTCGTCGATGTCGAAGGGCCGCTCGGGCACCACGATGGCGTGCGCACCGGCGGCCATGCCGGAGTGCAGGGCGATCCAGCCGGTGTGGCGACCCATGACCTCGACGATCAGCACGCGCTGGTGGGACTCGGCGGTGGTCTTCAGCCGGTCCAGCGCCTCGGTGGCGACACCGACGGCCGTGTCGAACCCGAAGGTGACGTCGGTCGACGCGATGTCGTTGTCGATCGTCTTGGGGACGCCGACTATGGGCAGCCCCGCCTGGGAGAGCAGGTTGGCGGCCTTGAGGGTGCCCTCGCCGCCGATCGGGATGATCGCGTCGAGGCCGAGGTCGGCGACGTGCCCCTTGGCGCGCTCGACACCGTCGACCAGGTGCGCCGGCTGGACGCGGGAGGAGCCGAGGATCGTGCCGCCCCGGGCCAGGATGCCGGCCACCGCGTCGAGGTCGAGCTTGCGGTAGTCGCACTCCAGGAGGCCCTTCCAGCCGTCGTGGAAGCCGATGACCTCGTCGCCGTGGTCGACGACGGCGCGGTGCACGACGGAACGGATGACGGCGTTCAGACCGGGGCAGTCGCCGCCGGAGGTGAGCACACCAATGCGCATAGCCCGAAATACCTTTGCAACGTGGGCCGACTCCCGGACCACGTCGTCCGGTTGGATCCCCGTCACCCTACCGGCGTTGGGTGACGGGGCCGAAACGAGCGTCCGTCTACTGGACGGTAGTCGTACGAACCGACAAGACCTGGGGGCCGACGGTCCGTCAGGCCGGCTGCGAGGCGGCCGCGATGCGCTCGGTGCGCAGCGCCTCGTACCACCGGTCGTCGGTCGGCGGCAGCGCGTTCACATCGAGGGCCAGCTTCAGCAGCAGGTCCGCGATCTGAGGATTGCGCGCCATGACCGGTCCGTGCATGTACGTCCCGAAAACGGTGTCGTTGTACGCACCCTCGGTGCCGTCCCCGGTGCCGTTGCCGTTGCCGAACACCGTCCGGGCGAAGGGGCGGGCCGTCGGACCGAGGTGGGTCACGCCCTGGTGGTTCTCGAACCCGGTCAGCTGGGGCAGGCCCAGCCGGGGGTCGATGTCGGCCAGCACGTCGCCCACGCACCGGGCGCCCTCGCCGCGCGTGGAGATCACGTCGATCAGGCCGAGGCCCGGCTCGCGCTCCCCGAGGTCGTTGATGAACTCGTGGCCCAGGATCTGGTAGCCGGCGCACACCGAGAAGATGATGGCGCCGTTCTCCGCCGCCCGGTTCAGGCCGCCGTCGCGGCGCAGCCGCTCCGCCGCGAGGCGCTGCGGCCGGTCCTCGCCGCCACCGATCAGGTAGATGTCGCCGGACGTGGGGATCGGCTGGTCGCTGCGCACGTCCACCCGCTGCACGTCCAGACCGCGCTGGCGGGCGCGCCGCTCCACCACGAGGGCGTTGCCCTGGTCTCCGTACGTACTGAGCAGGTCCGGGTAGACCCACACGAGACGCAGACTGCTGTCGCTCATGCTCATGTCCTTAAAGGGTCAGTTGCCGACGCGGCGGCGGACGTCCTGGAACGCGGTGTAGTTGGCGATCAGCTCGATCCGCCCGGGCGGCGACAGCTGCACCGCCTCGTCGACCGTCTCGCACACCCGGAAGTCCAGGCCCGCCACCTCCAGCCGCACCGCGAGGTCCAGCCGGCGGTCGCCGATCACCACGATCGGGTGCCCGGCCAGCCGGGTGTAGTCGACGTCCCAGAGCCAGGAGGTGTCCGTGCCGTCCGCGCCGCGCGCGTTGACGGACAGGATCACCGGCGTCGGCGGCGGGTCGATCAGCGAAAACGTTTCGAGCCAGCCCGCCGGGTTCTTCGCCAGCAGCAGCCGCAGGTCACGGCCCTGGAAGTTCACCACGTCGTACCGGCCGGCCACCGCCTGCACCTGGTACATCCGCTCCAGCGCGACCTGCGGCGGCACGCCGAACACGGCCGCCACGGCGGCGGAGGTGGCGGCGTTCGCCCGGTTGGCGCGGCCGGGGAGCTGGAGGTGGATCGGCCAGGCCGAGCCGTGCGGGTCCAGCACGTGCTCGCCGCTGAGCGCCCAGCTGGGGGCGGGCCGGCGGAAGCCGCACTCGCCGCAGAACCAGTCGTCGCCGGGCCGCTGCATCACACCGCCGCAGGCCG
Proteins encoded in this window:
- a CDS encoding cytochrome c oxidase assembly protein, with translation MDHSGHGTHDMPMDLPPFSLGQGLALSPDAFFLTGCLLALGLYGWGVVRLRRRGDAWPVGRTVFFVTGVLSVALVMCTKLNDYGMVMFSVHMVQHMVISMLSPILLLLGAPVTLALRALPVASRRGAKGPRELLLALLHSRYMRIVTHPVFTIPLFIASLYALYFTPLFDFLMGSKPGHIAMMVHFLAVGLVFFWPIMGVDPGPHRPGYVMRMLELFAGMPFHAFFGIALMMATEPMVGTYANPPASLGIDALTDQNAAGGIAWAFSEIPSVLVLIALVYQWYRSEQRQAVRTDRAADRNGDKELEAYNAYLASLQTRGR
- a CDS encoding 6-phosphofructokinase → MRIGVLTSGGDCPGLNAVIRSVVHRAVVDHGDEVIGFHDGWKGLLECDYRKLDLDAVAGILARGGTILGSSRVQPAHLVDGVERAKGHVADLGLDAIIPIGGEGTLKAANLLSQAGLPIVGVPKTIDNDIASTDVTFGFDTAVGVATEALDRLKTTAESHQRVLIVEVMGRHTGWIALHSGMAAGAHAIVVPERPFDIDELTARVGARFEAGKKFAIVVVAEGAKPRAGSMEFNEGGKDIYGHERFAGVAQQLAGELERRLGKEARAVILGHVQRGGTPTAYDRVLATRFGWHAVEAAHRREFGMLTALRGTDIVMVPLAQAVETLKTVPSERYDEAETVL
- a CDS encoding type 1 glutamine amidotransferase is translated as MSDSSLRLVWVYPDLLSTYGDQGNALVVERRARQRGLDVQRVDVRSDQPIPTSGDIYLIGGGEDRPQRLAAERLRRDGGLNRAAENGAIIFSVCAGYQILGHEFINDLGEREPGLGLIDVISTRGEGARCVGDVLADIDPRLGLPQLTGFENHQGVTHLGPTARPFARTVFGNGNGTGDGTEGAYNDTVFGTYMHGPVMARNPQIADLLLKLALDVNALPPTDDRWYEALRTERIAAASQPA
- a CDS encoding Mur ligase family protein, encoding MAGHQGNPEPLSPRAKLAVTAGKAAAAVSRAAGRGSGSVIGGRVALKLDPDLLGRLAQHLDVVLVSATNGKTTTTRLIAEALRASGPVVSNALGANMPAGITSALAGGSDAKFGVIEVDEKYLAGVARDVTPKAIALLNLSRDQLDRAAETRMLAEKWREGLSGTKAVVIANADDPLVVWAASSSPNVVWVAAGQEWKDDAWSCPACGGVMQRPGDDWFCGECGFRRPAPSWALSGEHVLDPHGSAWPIHLQLPGRANRANAATSAAVAAVFGVPPQVALERMYQVQAVAGRYDVVNFQGRDLRLLLAKNPAGWLETFSLIDPPPTPVILSVNARGADGTDTSWLWDVDYTRLAGHPIVVIGDRRLDLAVRLEVAGLDFRVCETVDEAVQLSPPGRIELIANYTAFQDVRRRVGN